The proteins below are encoded in one region of Triticum aestivum cultivar Chinese Spring chromosome 1B, IWGSC CS RefSeq v2.1, whole genome shotgun sequence:
- the LOC123086632 gene encoding putative WUSCHEL-related homeobox 2 has product MAATATATAAATSVVTGTTRWCPTPEQLMILEEMYRGGLRTPNASQIQQITAHLVHYGRIEGKNVFYWFQNHKARDRQKLRRRLCMSHHLLSCAHYYAAANAGQYHHQQQLLGAGAVPPPLLQHQQQQQYYSASCAGGSYDQHLLPTTVPASAYAAAAAGYAYPFAAVPASRCADPSPPNTPLSFHHQGGGVVGSPEYSLGRLGNFGVVDDTCRPSRCEQQPQQLAVATEDQAAPVTATGLFCRPLKTLDLFPGAIKEEQRDVA; this is encoded by the exons atggcggcgacggcgactgcgacggcggcggcgacgagcgtgGTGACGGGGACGACGCGGTGGTGCCCGACGCCGGAGCAGCTGATGATCCTGGAGGAGATGTACCGCGGCGGGCTGCGCACCCCCAACGCGTCGCAGATCCAGCAGATCACGGCGCACCTGGTCCACTACGGCCGCATCGAGGGCAAGAACGTCTTCTACTGGTTCCAGAACCACAAGGCCCGGGACCGCCAGAAGCTCCGCCGCAGGCTCTGCATGAGCCACCACCTCCTCTCCTGCGCCCACTACTACGCCGCCGCCAACGCCGGCCagtaccaccaccagcagcagctcCTCGGCGCCGGCGCGGTTCCCCCTCCGCTGctgcagcaccagcagcagcagcagtactaCTCCGCCTCCTGCGCCGGCGGCAGCTACGACCAGCACCTGCTCCCGACGACCGTCCCAGCTTCCGcttatgctgctgctgctgctgggtaCGCCTACCCCTTCGCCGCCGTGCCGGCGAGCCGGTGCGCCGACCCCTCGCCGCCCAACACGCCGCTGTCCTTCCATCACCAG GGTGGAGGCGTAGTAGGATCGCCGGAGTACTCACTGGGGAGGCTGGGCAACTTCGGCGTGGTGGACGACACGTGCCGGCCGTCGCGGTGCGAGCAGCAGCCACAGCAGCTGGCCGTGGCGACGGAAGATCAGGCGGCGCCGGTGACGGCGACGGGGCTGTTCTGCCGGCCGCTGAAGACGCTGGACCTCTTCCCCGGCGCGATCAAGGAGGAGCAGCGCGATGTCGCCTAG